ATTACTGATTGTTGAGAATCTATAACTGGGAGATTTATTGCGATTTTCGCACAGTCCGAGTATTTGGGCTAGTTCCCATATTAAATATACTCTGTACTGGTAGAATCATATTTATCCATACAACGGTAACATTTCTTAGTAAGACACTTCATAAGCTTAAAATTTCGTTCGTTGTAAGTATCTATCACTACATATTCAAAGGAGTTTCACAATGACCCGATTACTATCAAATCCAAAGTAAGATGGTATGGCAGTTTATTAATACAACAAATTTCAAGTTTATAGcactttaaaataaaaatatttgatcttgacttttctttttttttagtcCCAACTGCTGTTTAATGGGCTAGTGGAAGTGAATATTGTTATTCTCCATACACAAAGGCATTAAACCAGACGATAAAAAAAGCACACTAGAAAATTTGTTCCATATGTTCCTACTTTGAAGCAATTTCCTTCAGAATAGTTACTATATAACTATGGAGTGCTTCTGCCACTGTTATGTCTGGATACCATTTTTTATTTTGCTCCAAGGGATTTGTGAGGCTTATACACAACAAAAATTACTTGTAATATCTTTAGATGGTTTCAGTCATAATTATCTAGATCGTGCTAAGCTTCGGAATGTCAACATTTCCTCTTTTGAACGGATTTGGAAGACCGGAATACGTGTTATGAAAGTACATAATGAGTTTATTACTCGAACAGGACCAAATCACTTATCGCTGGTCACTGGGATGCATGAAGAGAGTCATGGTATTGTTGATAATGTGTTTTATGATCCTGAGCTTAATGATACTTTTGACTTGAGTAATACGAGGCATTTATCACAATTAAAGTGGTTTGATGTTGGGTCTGAACCAATTTGGGTTACAAATCAACGTCATGGTCATAAAAGTGCTGTTACGTTTTGGCCAGGGAGTAGTACACCATTCAAAGGACAATTACCTAGTTTTTATTATTCCCAATATAACCATCAACTTCCTTTAGTTGATCGAATTAATCAAACCATTAAGTGGTTAAATTTAGATGAAGTGACACTTGGTCTAATATATTTTCATGAACCTGACTCACAGGGTCATTTGACCGGACCTGACTCTGTCGAAATTTTTAATGTTATCGAGAAGTTAAATGATGATATTGGGTACTTACTGTCTTTAATTGATACTAGGCCATCTCTAAAATCATCACTTAACATTATTTTAACAAGTGATCATGGAATGTCTGGAGTGGATGCTAACAGAATAATTATTCTGCATGATTATATCAACGAGAGCATGTATTATAGTCCGGGGTCAGAGGATCGTGTGTTTTGGTCATTATGGCCAAAAGATGGTAATTTGTCCGTTCATATAAACTTTTCTAAATGTTAAAAGGGAGCTCATCTATTAATCTCTACAAAAGACTGGTCGGAAAACATCCAAAGATGAATGTTTTTTTGAAGGATAATATACCTATTCGTTTACACTACTCGAATAATCGACGAATAAGCCCAGTGGTAGTTTATTCGGAGCCTGGGTGGACAATCGTTAGATCACGAAAATCGGTTGCGAAATTTAGTAAGTATAGTATTTTAAGTATTGATATGCGAGTCGTCTTACTTGTTTTGGTTACATAAACAgcttcatttgattttattatcCTAAAATTTTTCCAATTTCTGGTATAAActattcttgttcaacttttaAAAATCAAATTGGTTGTGTTAGCCAAAATCAAAAGTATAAATGAAGGAAGATAGGTACTCGGATGATTCCTTTATATTTTCATCTAAAATTGATAATATTAAACTCCTGCTTGCTGCATTGCAAAATCTGTTATCTTATGACCATTCGTATTTTTTGAACAATAAAAGTGAATCATAGAACTACTATCGATTGTTTTGAAGATTTCAAGCTAAGATACGTTTATGCATAAGCCCATTTTTCACGTATGCCTGGACTTGAGTACGTTCAAGAAACAGTTATAGAGTTTGTCTTATCAATCAGACAGTAATGTAGAGCCCGAAGCAAATATGCATCGTTCAAAGTTCACACGCAATATGAAcacagtgagatgaaattatcaaaatgCATACCAAAGTATCAGTGGTAGCAAAAATACTGGGTTTAAAGGAAGTAATTTGCTGTAAAGAATGTATTCGCGGAACAAAAAGTATTGAGTTTTTAGACATACGTTTTGGGAGTAAACAAGGAGTGAATACATCTACTCCATTTCGACCAATTCCGAGCTATTTTACCCAAGGTTTACAACATATAGCCACATTGTTCATACCAACCCCAACCTGCCAGTATTCACCTGTCGTTCTGTCTAAGAGTAACAGTCAAAATTTTAGAAGCTCAAATTGATCATTTCACTTAATCAAATCTTTAATATATCTAGGTCTTGACATCCCATCTGTTCACATATTTATAGTGGTAAATAAAGTCACTTCTGTCTTATTGCTTCAGGCACTATTTTGAAAAATGGGTCACAACTTCGAACTGTGCATCATCTGTTCAGTCTTGGGCAGTCATTTGGCGTCATTAACGTTTATAAGAAGTATGGATCATAGGTTATAGTCTCTGTGTCATATTTTTGATATGATGAGATAGAATTAGGTTCAACAGTTAGGACTTAATCCATTGGGTAGTGAACGACCCGAAAAATTAATACTGGTCAATCGTTTATAATATTTAGTCGTGTTATTCCCCTGTTAAtaatttttatatgaatataCTATTCGATCGCAAGAAAAACTCGTACTTTTGTCTAGCGGCCTTAATTTAAACTACAAATTATTCAAGGACTTACATCAATAATTCGGTCCTGtgaaaattcattattgtaCTACATTGTATTGTATCATCTATCGATCCGTATTCTTTTGATCCTTCTTAGCCATTGGAAATTTCAACAAATCATATAACCTCACCTTATGATAACTTCATTTATTCTCGATAAATACGTTGATAGTAGGTCGTCAGATGTAATTGAACCTTCtaacattcaaatatttattctgtGATTAATAAGGCGATTCATTTAGTTTTGACACTACGCTATTCACCTTAATACAATTACTCATTAGATTTCAATCTCCTGGTAAATTCTATCTAGTTATATATTGGATTCATTCAGTAATGCTCCTTGTTTACTGTATTTCAGCTAAACGTGGAGATCATGGTTATGATCCGGACCATGATGAAATGTCTCCATTCTTTCTAGCTACGGGACCAGGATTCAGGAGCACGATTGTTGGTGGCGGTCAAATAATTAGTTCTATTCATCTGATTGATATTTATCCACTGATGTGTGCCTTACTCAATTTAAATAAACCAGCTCCAAACAATGGTAGTTTATCACGTGTGATGTCACTCCTTCATGATGgtagtggtgttaatgtctacttCTCGAGTTTTCTGGATATGTTCACTGGTTAGTTTATTCAATAGTTTGCTCGAAGTTATTTGTCAATTACCGCGCACATACAATGTTGACAGATTCTCATCTACTGCTTTGTAATTGTTACATTTTCCCGTGTTAGAGATGCTAGACCCCCAGAAATCACCTGATAAACGTCTTATTTCTGTAGTTTTTGGAAGTTTGAATTTCCCGTTTTCGCGCTAAAAGTGCCCAGTTTTACCTTTAaattgtatttcccacttggaaggACGGTAAATGTCATTGACTCGTTGCCTGTTTTAATACGCTATTTTATGATGAATATGTATACTTGGTTtttcgtgcttctggctgcttctAGATTATACATTTTCTTTATCTGAACCAAGTCTTCTCCCTGGAGTAGcagggctgggacgcatcggaGTAATTAGTTTGTTTTGTCTTTGTGTCTCTGACCCTTCGTTCCGTCCGCCGATTTTAGGTGATCTCATGATCTCTTCAAACATAACATTCCCTATTCTCCACAAGTTATTTAAATCCAAGTATGTGTGGTTCACTTCTAAATCCTCAGTATAACTCGAGTCTTCACCATCACGTTCTCTGTCACAAAACATTTTGCCATTTTTGATTACACAAAATACACAGTGTCTCCGGAGTTACTCGTTACTATGTTCATTTTATTAGGGTGTGTGTGATTTGTTATGAAGGATAAGGATAGATTAGTACAATAGGATATTAATATTAGTTACGGATATTAGCTGACTAATACACCGAGACAAACAACAGCTCATAACATAACAATCCTGAAATCTAGTCAACTGTTTTATCTTTAAGGCCATTAGGAGCTGATACATAAAACAATAGGAATTATCTATTGTGATTTAAGATATATGGTTGGaagatatttaaatgaaatcagGATTTTGAATCCCATATAATCTGTTGTTATGCTTTGAAAGCCATCTAAAAGTTCCATCTTGAAGTTAGTTATCGATTTCCTATTTTACTCTACGTCAAAGTATTTAATACGGAACTCAGATagcataaacaataataataataatagattccGAGAATTATTGCATAATATACGTcattttacaggcatgatcaggTTGATACAAAACATTACTAAGTAACACTAGTAATAACTATAAGTCTATTCTATCTGGAAGATGACTTCTAATCATTTTGGACAAatctgatttttttaaaaagcaaAACTTTCAGTGTAATCGAATGGATATGTGTATCCGTGAAACGATTTTTCAATACAACATTAATGATTGTTTACACTCCAGAGCATAGCAAAATCAATTTTCGTAGGCATAAATTCTCTACAAATATACAGACTGGTAGCATATACAGAGTTACTAAGCATGTGGCATAAATGTACCCTCAGCACTCTTACGGAGATGCAAAacttattaatcaatatatataacTTAATGGCTAattgctatgtttgaagagattacgagttcGCCTAAATCTgcgaacggaacgaagactGAACAACACAATAACCAATAAGATAGCTATTCTAAGGCGTTCCAGCCCGTCTAACTTGAGTGAAGTCCAGGTTCAGCAAAGGGAAATGTATTCACAAGCAGCTAGAAGCACGCACAACttaagcgtatatatacagcataaaaatgtcTTTGGGAAACGTTACAAAGTAGCAGATTAAAAAAAACGAACCGATGATATTTAAGGTCCTCCCAAGTGGGGAcaacgacatgaaggtgaaaacgGGCGCTTTTGATGCGAGAACATGAAATTCAAAATTAAGTTACAAAAATAAgacatttaccaagtgagttctggagatctaacatccccaataTTCATACAGTAAATGTCGGCTCATTATCATAAATATTAGACTAGTATTATACATATTACAGTTCTCTTGTATTATAACTTAATCCGAATATTATATCAAGAGTTACGAATTATTCTAATTCAACTTAGTAGAAATTAGCCATTACATAGTAATTTGTCCACCCATTTATGAATCACACTATAAGCTCTGTTCATTAATATTACATATTTTCTCATAAGAGGATTAAGTGAAGTGGATTTCAAACCTCCTATTCAATAAACCGTATGTCAAGCATATCACCCATTATATAAGATAGCTATCCACCTGTGTTACTAATAATATCCTTATCAATCTACTGTTTGCACAGTATAATATAAGTGTGGTGGATGGTATTTATGCCGgcacatataagtagtatgtatcaccagtcGCGAGTGCAATATCTACCAACAGAAGAttgaattaagaaaaaaaacaggaaGGGAAACAGAACGATTGAAATAACAACATAATTAGAACAATCACAAAGTATGTAAATAACAACTGAAGAAGAATGTGCAAATAATGTGATCATTGTATAGCTTCCATATTTTGACAAGGTGTCGTGTGTAATTTTACACACAAAAAAGACAATAAATTGGTTCACACTACCCGAGCTCTCGTTTACTACATAAGTATCGTATCATAATTATTTGTTCGAGTACCTGTTTACTCATTTTAACCGGTACTGTTTTAACCTAACTTAATTGTTCACTTGCTCATTCATATACTACCAATGTTACATCCTTTTTACTtgactatatttatttatttatttaaacacataaatattggtacaaggaggcaccaagtagatatgcgccacacagacctcatttgatatgtgtgagggctgtgatactgcccgggtgcccaaaccgaagcaagtggttttcttagggggccacatccggagccttcaacctaaaggtctaacccacaaggcaatggagtaTCCtgaggagattcagtcccatggtagccggtgaccaaggaTTGTTTtatgcgccatttgttccttcaggatactggagcccatgcgcaccgttggtttggaatgagggttttccaactcccctatatggactccatatccaccaacccagttaaagcaccggacatccgcttttcgtcctctcaatttcgtaaacgacacccccgccacgagaaggcagcgagtaggacttccctggcagaggctgtgtacgcgtggccgtgtgagagcatttcgagagggagggcgggcccactcTACTCTCGgctataccagggcatttgggggctactTGACTATAAGTCTAGgatttcatacatatatatagcgAGAGAGATTACTTTTGATGATAGTATATGCTTTTTTATCTCATCTTATTGTTTGTGTTCTTCTCTTCTCCAAAACTTGATCAATCAAAATAATAGTCGGAATTGTTTTATTATGTTGTACAACCGTATCAATTGTATACATAATATGCACATGTATTTCATCTAAAGATTATCTATTtcctgatgataataataataataagttaaaacATTCTATTTATCAACCAAATTCATTTCTACTTCAACGACGTTTACGTAATAAATCTCAACATgataaacaaaaacaacaatattgtaatattgaattaaataagatgaacactttaaaaaataaaataaaaacaaaaaataaattctatgaaatgtatttaaaaaatgaatcaattaaacAAACAACAGATAGACAACGATTACTTGATTATAATATACGGGATAGTAATGTTCCCAATAGTTACAATGTCGGTTGTCATGATGATGAAGAATATAATCGATTTTCTATTCAACATATAGATGATGAAACTTTTTTAAATTTACTTCGTCAACCAAATAGTAAATATCCTTAAGAATGCTTAAAATTTTTATTCTAGtaatctattagtgacttattCTTTCAGTCTCTTACTTTGTTACTACATGTTGTGATATTGAAATTTGTGATATAACCATAGTGATTTAGGTGCATTATGATTTGAAGTTTATATAGATGGCTGTGTTTCAtgttattattgtatttatgCATAGGCAAGTGGCATAAATTTTTGtgttttcttgtttttattatattttcaaattaactGTATCTACTTTTGATTACTTcgtttatgtatatgtattgaCACATATTTGTATGAACATGTATCATTTAAGGTATCAGTTCGATTATTACTTTTTGTGTATGTGATGGATATTTGTGATATTTTGCCAAGTTTTCTTTGGTTATTTTTGTTtatgaatttttattaaatattatttagttactagtttttttttaatgtttcattttgATTAGATTTCATGAGTGTCATCTATTGTGATGTGCTGTGTCCGAAATCTGATACTAACAAGGTGTGCTACGTGTTAACCCCCCCCCCGAATGACTACTTGAGCGAGGAAGTGTATTGGGCTACCCGATGAAATACACTTGACCTTTAGGCGACTTGTAATTGCCATCGATTAAACTTTTCATTAGGCTACTCCTTATTGGCTCTTCATATCATCTATCACTAACCCTACTGGATCGTTAGTTGATCGTTACAAGAATCATACTAAGGAAtactaatatataaaagatttaatttcaaatgaaattaCTGAGATTAGCGAGTGGAAAGTATCAATTTAGAGGGGAATGTGAATGATTAATTCAGCTCGGTGGTATTGTAACCGATTTTATGCCATATCACTTTTACCAATGTGAATATCTGCTCCTCTTGAAATGTTTCATTCTAGCCATTAATGGTATCATGAACAGATTCTGTCCCTTAATGAGTCTTTCTTAATTATTATGGAGCTTGGCATAAATATGCATTAGCTTAAGTCATCACACCATGTCAGCACGGGGAGATGAAATCAACAAAATAGATATCGAAGAAGCAGTAATAATCACAACAATAATAGTGAGAAATTTtatgcaattagttccctttatgaattaaaataaagcCAGAACTGAACATACGtggatgcagaataatgtgaattcattatatttcgtggtttctcatcagctgcttacaaccaaatatgtattaaaatttCACATTTAGGTAAGATATAATGTGAAACGATTGACATAGATAAATGAGAAGAATTGAAATGAGAAAGGTTGGCCGCTGAGAATATGATTCCAGAAGATGGGATGAAAAGGTATGTAGGaagtattcaataaataaagtttagtattaaaataaatggaCCTGGATCGTTGTAACTACTTCTGACCCATGTCTTCAATCGATCATAGCCTTTATCATGTGGGTCTCCATCAGGCATCTTACACCCaccaacatggcttagaatTACAGTCCATGATTTCATGTACTGATGACATATCTTGATTTGACAGCTTCCTTCCACACCAGACAACAAACGCACTTCGAGGTAGACGGTGGATGGACATATAAACGTGATTTATTCTTAACCCTTTACACCATAAAAATGTTCAGAGCTCCCAAGATCTTGGTAAAGGGTGTGCTACTtttctattacttacttacgcctgttactcctcgtgaaggtgcataggccgctcaccagcattctccatccaaccctgtcctaggcaatcctttccagttcctattcatatctgcttctattatccgacgtaatgtgttctttcctATTAAATAACTTTAATAAGTATATATCTAACACTTTGAAAGAAGATCACCTTTAGCTCGGTGATAAAAACACCTATTTAAATAACAACTCAAGGTTCGGTTTCTAAGATTTGGAATGTTTATGGTGTTTTCATGGTGTATAATAAGACTAGATAATGTGATTGGTTGATTAGTTGTCGATCTGCAATTTAGTTAATAGATAGACCGTACATATGTGTGCAATGTATGAAGACCTTTCAACCGTTCttaataatcaaatcaaatatgTTTAGGTCATTCATACTGTATTTTCATTTTCCCTCCATCAACCAAGTCTGAATTGAGAACTATTTTCAGCTATATAATTTCATACTGAAGGTATTCCAGATATAAGATTAGTCTAGAATATCTCAAACAGATTATACTCGTGGCTCTCATAGGTCGGTCTATTACTGATAAAAATTCCCGAGTGACATAATTAGTTGAGAGACATTTCGCGTAGATATTGGTGAGATCAACCTCAAAGGAACACAATGATCCTACTGTGAAAACCAGCTTGATGGAGTTGGTGAAACCTGCTTTTAATAAAATCGAAAGCCTCGTTCGTAGGCCTTTCTTAAAGTATCTAAGAAGCGCAGAGGGCATTCAGGCGCTCTTTCGAACTGCCAAAGTTGGCGTAGTTACTATGCCACACAGTTGTACTATCGCATGGATAGTTTCTCAATCTAGTCAAATGATAAATTGTGTTGACTGCTCTCAGAGTATCCGTCACCTGGCTATCCTTCATAGTTGTTATTGTAACGGGTTCTACATATGACACTGTCGGCCCTGTAACTTATTTGGTAAAGCGAAAAATCTACTAACGAAATGAAACCCACACCTAGTCTTCCTTGAGTGCATCATAGAAACCGCAAACTTTTGTGGCCAAATGCGAAGTGATGGAAAATCTAATTCATGAAAGTTCTCCGTACTCAGGTTAAAGTAAActtaaaaagaaagaatatttaATACTTATGACAGAACTGTTCCGCGTCTGACTTCTGTTTTTGCAATATTcaaatgatattattttaacacattacGACCCTTATCGATCTTGGAAAACTTTTGGAAACACTGGAAAGCTGTTTAGACTATGCACGAGATTTATCTGCTTTACGCGTACTCGACTCCACCGAGGATCGTACCCAGGACATTCAACCTTAGTAATGGATGCTTAACTGCTAGACCACAATCGGTGATCAATAGTGTTCATGTGCaatatcacaattgattaaaTTTAGACATATATACTAGTGGATCCTAGTTCAGTTGTCTAGAGGCTAAGGGCTTTCGTACAAGACCGAAGGTCATGGATGCTCAACACTAAGGAGTTCAATACTAAAACTGAACTGGTGTTTAGTGCTTCCTGGTTGTCAGTGGTTTTCTAACTAATATCAATCAGTATTATAATCCAGCAATCTATAGTAATGGTGTTATTTTGTCTACCACACCTGTTGTTATATTTATTATGCCaatttttaatttgattatcATCA
This genomic stretch from Schistosoma haematobium chromosome 5, whole genome shotgun sequence harbors:
- the ENPP4_5 gene encoding Bis(5'-adenosyl)-triphosphatase enpp4, variant 2 (EggNog:ENOG410V8QQ~COG:S~SECRETED:SignalP(1-23)), whose protein sequence is MECFCHCYVWIPFFILLQGICEAYTQQKLLVISLDGFSHNYLDRAKLRNVNISSFERIWKTGIRVMKVHNEFITRTGPNHLSLVTGMHEESHGIVDNVFYDPELNDTFDLSNTRHLSQLKWFDVGSEPIWVTNQRHGHKSAVTFWPGSSTPFKGQLPSFYYSQYNHQLPLVDRINQTIKWLNLDEVTLGLIYFHEPDSQGHLTGPDSVEIFNVIEKLNDDIGYLLSLIDTRPSLKSSLNIILTSDHGMSGVDANRIIILHDYINESMYYSPGSEDRVFWSLWPKDGSSSINLYKRLVGKHPKMNVFLKDNIPIRLHYSNNRRISPVVVYSEPGWTIVRSRKSVAKFSKYSILSIDMRVVLLVLVT
- the ENPP4_5 gene encoding Bis(5'-adenosyl)-triphosphatase enpp4, variant 3 (EggNog:ENOG410V8QQ~COG:S~SECRETED:SignalP(1-23)), producing MECFCHCYVWIPFFILLQGICEAYTQQKLLVISLDGFSHNYLDRAKLRNVNISSFERIWKTGIRVMKVHNEFITRTGPNHLSLVTGMHEESHGIVDNVFYDPELNDTFDLSNTRHLSQLKWFDVGSEPIWVTNQRHGHKSAVTFWPGSSTPFKGQLPSFYYSQYNHQLPLVDRINQTIKWLNLDEVTLGLIYFHEPDSQGHLTGPDSVEIFNVIEKLNDDIGYLLSLIDTRPSLKSSLNIILTSDHGMSGVDANRIIILHDYINESMYYSPGSEDRVFWSLWPKDGSSSINLYKRLVGKHPKMNVFLKDNIPIRLHYSNNRRISPVVVYSEPGWTIVRSRKSVAKFTKRGDHGYDPDHDEMSPFFLATGPGFRSTIVGGGQIISSIHLIDIYPLMCALLNLNKPAPNNGSLSRVMSLLHDGSGVNVYFSSFLDMFTVGIVLLCCTTVSIVYIICTCISSKDYLFPDDNNNNKLKHSIYQPNSFLLQRRLRNKSQHDKQKQQYCNIELNKMNTLKNKIKTKNKFYEMYLKNESIKQTTDRQRLLDYNIRDSNVPNSYNVGCHDDEEYNRFSIQHIDDETFLNLLRQPNSKYP
- the ENPP4_5 gene encoding Bis(5'-adenosyl)-triphosphatase enpp4 (EggNog:ENOG410V8QQ~COG:S~SECRETED:SignalP(1-23)), with the protein product MECFCHCYVWIPFFILLQGICEAYTQQKLLVISLDGFSHNYLDRAKLRNVNISSFERIWKTGIRVMKVHNEFITRTGPNHLSLVTGMHEESHGIVDNVFYDPELNDTFDLSNTRHLSQLKWFDVGSEPIWVTNQRHGHKSAVTFWPGSSTPFKGQLPSFYYSQYNHQLPLVDRINQTIKWLNLDEVTLGLIYFHEPDSQGHLTGPDSVEIFNVIEKLNDDIGYLLSLIDTRPSLKSSLNIILTSDHGMSGVDANRIIILHDYINESMYYSPGSEDRVFWSLWPKDGNLSVHINFSKC